The genome window GCTTTGTGAAGGTCTTTGATTGCTGACGAAAGTTGATCAATATTGTCAATTACATTTATTCCACCTTCCGTGGTTAATTCCTGCCTTCGTTCCGGAACAATTGTAACAAGTTCTGGTTGTACATCGCAGGCAATTTTAATAATCTCCGGAACAGCAGCCATTTCCATATCAAGTTTGGTTGTGATTAATTCTCTTAACAGCCGAAGATCTCTTTCATTAATATGACGTCTATCTTCCCGAAGGTGAACAACAATACCATCAACACCTGCCTGCTCCGCAATTAAGGCAACGGTAACCGGATCAGGTTGAGTCTCTCCCCTTGCATTTCTAAGTGTTGCAACATGATCAACGTTCAGACATAATCTCATTTGAATCTCCTTCCTTCAATTAAAAAAGATTTTGATAAAAGAATTTATTCCTACTCCAAATTCGTTTGATTTATAACGAAGTGTAGATAGTAAATCCATATTAAAGATCAAACAAAAGTGAATCAGCACTCCATAAAGAAATGATCTGGTTCTGAGCGCTAAAATTCCAAGTAAAACTCCACCGATTATTGCACTAAAAGTTTCTAACGCTGGTTTTCCATTATGTAAAATAACAAAAGGAATCATCTGAATAAAGATGGCGTAGTATCCAAACTTTGATTCAAGACCAAAAAGCATATAACCGCGCCAGATAAACTCCCAGGAAAAAATATAGATGAATAGGAGAAATTCGAATATTAAAAAAACAGTCCAACTTTCCCTGGCTTCTGAAAGATAAGGATAAGTTATATAAAAAGATTTTGTGGATGAGACAAACCAAACAACTATAAACATTATTAAAATAATTATTGCTGATAACTTAAAACCGAATCCAATTTCTCCAAACTTCAAACCATAATCAGCAATCTTTTCTTTGAAAATAAACAAGATGATTAATATTGGAAGTATAAAAAAGGAAATGGTATCACCTAAAAACCAATATGCATACTCAATTAAGTCAACTTTTGGGTTATCAGAAAAGTATTGGTATAAGTTAAATCTAAAATATTTTCTGGAAGTATAATACCAGGATATTGTTTGTAAAATTGCTATTGAGATAAATAGAATTACTATTTTCTTATCAAGTTCTTTTACTTTTCGAATTTCAGCTAAAAGTTTGTCCTTCATAATGTTTCTTTCTACAAATAATAATCTTGGTAATTAAGATACATTTTTTCCAATTCCGCTCAAAATCGCAAGATTTTAACAAGAATTATTTTTATTATTTTCAAATCTCATTAAAAATGTTGAAAAATAGTTGCAACTTTTCTATATTAGCACTTGTTAAAACAGAGTGCTAACAAAATTTTCTAAAATGAATTTCTAAACTAAATAAGGAGGATTAAATATGGCAAAGCTCAAGATTCAACCTCTCGGTGATCGTGTAATTGTAAAAGCTGCTGAGGCTGAAGAAAAAACAAAAGGCGGAATTATACTGCCAGATACTGCAAAAGAAAAACCAATTGAAGGAACCGTAATTGCTGTTGGCGATGGAAAAATTGCTGACGATGGAAAGAAGGTTGCAATGACAGTAAAAGTTGGTGATAAAGTTCTTTATGGTAAATATTCTGGTACAGAAGTACGTGTTGATGAAGAAGAATATTTAATTATGCGCGAAAGCGATATTTTTGGAATAATAACTAAATAAATAAGGAGGAATAAATATGGCTTCAAAATTAATTATTTATGATGCGGAAGCTAGAGATGGCTTAAAGCGAGGTGTTGATAAATTAGCAAATGCTGTTAAAGCTACTCTTGGTCCTAAAGGAAGAAATGTAATTTTAGATAAAAAATTCGGTGCACCAACCGTTACTAAAGATGGTGTTTCTGTTGCCAAAGAAATAGAATTGGAAGATCCGGTTGAAAATATGGGAGCACAAATGGTTCGAGAAGTTGCTTCTAAAACCAGCGATGTTGCCGGCGATGGAACAACAACAGCTACTGTATTAGCACAGGCAATTTATCGTGAAGGTTTGAAGAATGTTACCGCTGGCGCAAATCCAATGGATCTTAAAAGAGGAATTGATTTAGCTGTTACAAAAGTTGTTGAATATTTGAAATCTATTAGTAAAAATGTTGAAGACAGAAATGAAATAGCTCAGGTTGGAACAATTTCTGCAAACAATGATAAATCAATTGGCGATTTAATTGCACAAGCTATGGATAAAGTTGGTAAAGATGGTGTTATAACAGTTGAAGAAGCAAAAGGAACTGAAACTACTTTAGATATAGTTGAAGGAATGCAGTTCGATCGAGGATATATTTCACCATACTTTGTTACAGATGCTGAAACAATGGAAGCAGTTCTTGAAGATCCTTATATCCTAATACACGATAAGAAAATCTCAGCAATGAAAGACTTGTTACCTGTACTTGAAAAAGTTGCACAACAAGGAAAACCACTTTTGATAATTGCTGAAGATTTAGAAGGTGAAGCTTTAGCTACTTTGGTTGTAAACAAATTAAGAGGCACTTTAAAAGTAGCCGCTGTAAAAGCACCAGGATTTGGTGATAGAAGAAAATCAATGTTAGAAGACATTGCAGTTTTAACCGATGGAACAGTAATATCTGAAGAACGTGGATTCAAATTAGAGAACACAACTATTTCTTATCTTGGTAGAGCCAAGAAAGTTAAAATTGATAAAGACAACACTACAATAGTTGAAGGTGCTGGAAAACCAGATGAATTAAAGAAAAGAATTAATGAAATAAAAGTGCAGATTGAAAAAACAACTTCTGATTACGACAAAGAAAAATTACAGGAAAGATTAGCAAAACTTTCTGGTGGTGTTGCTGTTTTGAAGATTGGCGCAGCTACAGAAATTTCGATGAAGGAAAAGAAAGCACGCGTTGAAGATGCATTACACGCAACCAGGGCAGCTGTTGAAGAAGGTATTGTTCCTGGCGGTGGTGTAGCATTTGTTAGAGCAATCAGTTACCTGGATAAGTTAGAAGGTGAGAATCTTGATCAGACTACTGGTGTGAAGATAGTTCAGAAAGCGTTGGAAGAGCCACTAAAGCAAATTGTTAACAATGCTGGACTGGAAGGCGCTGTTGTTCTGAATAAAGTTAAGGAAGGAAAAGATGATTATGGATTTAATGCTCAGACCGAAGTTTATGAAAATTTAATTAAAGCTGGCGTTATTGATCCAACTAAAGTTTCACGCACTGCATTAGAAAATGCCGCATCCGTTGCTTCATTATTGATAACAACTGAAGCAGTTGTATTCGAGAAGAAAGAACAGGATAAGATGCCATCAATGCCTCAAGGAGGTATGGGTGGTATGGGTGGAATGGATTATTAGTATAAAAGAGTCTGAGGAAGTCCTCATGTTAAAAAAGGCGAAGTTATTAACTTCGCCTTTTCTATTTATTAGTCTGCCTGCATTAATTATTTTCATGAAAGTTTTCCAAATACCTAAATTTTACCAACAATTTCTTTAAATACATTATCAATATGTTAAACCTTTTGCTCGATCTTTCTGTCTCAAAGTAGTGGAATTATTCACATTGAAAGAGTAATTAATTCTATTTAAAAAATTTATAAATTTGTGGAGAAAATTATGCAGCGCAATATAATCATCATAACAATTCTTCTGCTAACTTCTTTAAGTGTCTCGAATGCCCAATTCCGTTTTAAGCCTGAAGACAGGTTAAAAGATTTAGTTGAAAAATTAAAATTGGACAAAGATCAAACAACCAAAGTTGAAATCGTTCTGAAAAAAGCTGGCGATCAACTGAATAATCTTTCTGATGATAGGACTGAAAGACGAGAAAAAGTAAGATCAATAATGGATGAATCTAATAAAGAAATTGAAAAAATCTTAAATAAAAATCAAAAGAAAGAATTTCAAAAAATGTTGGAAGAAAGAAAGAAACGTATGTCTGAAAACAGACGCAGACAGAATTAATAAATTCTTTTATCACCAATTTTTAGTTTTATATTAATGGTAGACACAATGAGAAAAAAAATATTTATTCTTGCTCCAGTTGCTATTATGACTGCTTTAGTCATTTACTTTTTCTTTTTTAAAGGAGAAGATAAGAAAGATAAATTCACGTTTGCAGATATTACCCGTGGAGATTTAAACACAACAATTACATCTTCCGGAACTTTAGATGCAATAAAAAAAGTAGATGTCGGAACTCAAGTTTCTGGAATACTTGCTAAAATTTATGTCGATTTTAATTATGAAGTGAAAAAAGGTCAGATGCTGGCGCTTATTGATACAACTTTTTTAGCAGCGCAAGTTAGAGATTCCAAGGCAGGTTTAGAAAGAGCTCAAGCCCAATACGAATCATCATTTGCAAAACATAAAAGAAATAAACAATTATTTGAAAAAGGATATCTTTCCGAACTTGATTTTATCAATTCAAAAACTGCATTAAAAAGTGATTCTGCTTCCCTAAACTCCGCTGCATCCGCATTAGAAAGAGCAAAGACAAACTTAAGCTACGCTTTTATTGTTGCACCAATGAGCGGTAAAATAATTAATCGGAATGTTGAACAGGGGCAAACAGTTGCGGCAAGTTTTTCAACCCCAACTCTTTTTACTATTACGGATGATTTAGCACAGATGAAAATTTTAGCAACTGTTGATGAAAGTGATATTGGGCAGATAAAGCTTAGGCAGGATGTTCAGTTCACGGTTCAATCTTACCCTGATAAAAAATTCACTGGTAAAGTAGTTCAGGTTCGTTTGAATCCTCAGGTTATTCAGAACGTTGTTAATTATACCATAGTTGTTAATGCTGATAATAGTGAAAAATTACTTTTACCTGGGATGACAGCAACTGTTGAGTTTTTTATTGAACAAAAAAAAGATGTATTGCTTATTCCCAACTCTGCGCTCAGATTCCAACCCAATGAAGATTTGCTGGCTGAATTTAAGAAAAACCTGGAAAAGGAAATGGCAAACGCACCGGATAGTATTAAGAATAGATTTAAAAATAGAGAAGGTGGAGGAAGTGGTAATTCTTCTGGAAGAGGTTTTGGAAATTCTTCCAACAGAACAAGAAATTTTGGCAGCGTATGGTACTTGGATGAAACTGGTAAGTTAAAAACAAGCCGTGTTGTTCTTGGGGTAACTGATGGAAAAAATACAGAGATAGTTAGAGGAAGAAATTTAAAGGAAGGAATGAAAGTAATATCTGGCATCGTAGAAAATAATACTCAAGTGCAAAATAACAAAACAAATATTTTGAATCCTCAAAGTAATATGCCGCGTAGTCCAAGACGTGGATTCTAAATAAATAGATAGGATAAAAATTGAACCAGTTTGTAATAGAATTAAATAATCTTTCTAAAACATATAAAGTTGGTGAAATTGAAGTTCATGCTTTGAAATCAGTTAATTTAAAAATTGAAAAAGGAGAGTTTGTTGCAATAATGGGTGCGTCTGGATCAGGTAAATCTACTATGTTAAATCTTTTAGGTTGTCTTGATCAACCAACTTCCGGTGATTATTTATTGGATGGTATAAACACAAGCAAACTTTCTAAGAACGAATATGCAAAAATTAGAAATGAAAAGATTGGATTTGTATTTCAAGGTTATAACCTACTTGCCAGAACATCAGCATTGGAAAATGTAGAATTGCCATTGATGTACGATAGAGGACGTCGAATATTGGATCCAAAAAAGAAAGCGATTGAAGTGTTGGAACGGGTTGGATTGGCAGATAGAATTCTTCACGAACCAAATCAACTTTCTGGCGGACAGCAGCAGAGAGTTGCAATTGCAAGATCACTTGTAAATGAACCATCACTAATTTTAGCTGATGAACCAACAGGTAACCTGGATAGTGTTATGTCGGTGGATGTCTTTGATCTTTTTCAAAAATTGAATGATGAAGGAATTACTGTTGTACTTGTTACGCACGAAAGAGATTTTGCAAATTTTGCTAAAAGAATTATTGAACTAAAAGACGGTAAAATTATAAAAGACTTTTTAATTAAAGATAGACTTATTGCCTCCGAAGAATTACTAAAACTTAAACAAGAAGCTGTTGAATAAATCTGAATGGAATTAAAATGCAAACAAAAAATATTTTCAAAGTTGCAATAAAAAGTATTCTTAAAGCGCGAATGAGAAGTTTATTAACAGCTTTAGGTATAATTATAGGTGTTGCAGCAGTAATAGTTATGGTTGCAATTGGAGATGGCGCACAAATGCAGGTTGAGCAGCAAATAGCAGCGCTTGGTTCAAATTTATTAGTGATTTTCCCTGGTTCAAGCAGCTCTGGTGGAATTAGTAGAGGTGCGGGAAGTATTAACAGGTTTACGATGGAAGATGTAAATAAAATAAATGCAAATGCTTCTCTTATTAAGGCAGTATCCCCCGTTGTAAGAGCTGGTGGACAGGTGATTGGTGGAACTGGTAATTGGAGCACGCAAACACAAGGTGTTGCACCCAATTATTTAGAAATAAGAGATTGGCAGTTGGCGTCCGGAGAATTCTTTACCGACAAAGACGTGATGGCGCGGGCTAAAGTAGCTGTTCTTGGACAAACAGTTGTTCAGAATTTATTTCCAAATACTGATCCTATTGGTCAGCAAATAAGAATTCGAAATGTTCCATTCAAAGTAATTGGCGTATTATCAGCTAAAGGACAAGGTGCGATGGGCAATGATAATGATGATGTTATTTTAGCGCCTTCTTCAACTGTATTGGATAGATTAACTGGTGGAAGATATATTACCTACATACAAGCCAGTGCTGCATCAACTCAACAAATCCAGGAAGCTCAGGATGAAATTACAAATATTATGCGGGAAGCTCATCGCCTAAATCCTGGCGATGAAAATGATTTTACAGTTAGAAACCAGGCAGACATAACTGAAGCAGCAACTGCAACTTCCAAAGTTTTAACAATTCTTCTGGCATCGGTAGCTGGCGTTTCACTTATTGTTGGTGGAATAGGAATTATGAATATTATGCTGGTTTCTGTAACTGAGCGAACCAGGGAAATTGGAATAAGATTATCTGTGGGAGCAAGAACGACTGATATTATGGTTCAATTTTTAACCGAAGCAGTTGTATTGAGTTTGTCTGGTGGAATAATTGGGGTAATTATAGCATTCGGAGTGACGTATATATTAAATAATTATTCCAGCCAGGCTGCATACATTCGACCTGAAATTATCTTACTGGCGTTTGGGTTTGCCGGAGCAATAGGAATTTTCTTTGGGTTCTATCCAGCAAAGAAAGCTGCAAACTTAAATCCAATTGATGCATTAAGATATGAATAGTCCATCCTTGGAACGGAATGAAAATTTTCCACAATAATAAATAACTCTTAGGTGAGATTGAAAATGAGATATTATAAGTTTTATTTTATAGCAGCTTCCTTGATAATTTCATTTAACAATATTGTTGCACAAAAAAAACTAAGTTTAGATGAAGCAATAACCATCGCACTAAATAGAAATACAAATGCGGTTAAAAGTGAAAATAATTTAAAAAGCACTGAAGCCAGTTTAAAGACAGCTTATGGTGATTTTCTTCCAACCTTAAACGTAAATACTGGCTGGGGCTGGCAAAGAGTTAGTGATGATGGTGGTAAAACTCAAATAGATTATTTTGGAAATGCACAAGTAATTGGTCCATCGCAAACAGATTCAAGAAGTTTTTCTTTTGGGATGAATGGTAATGTTACATTATTCGATGGATTAGCAAACATCTTAACTGTTAACCAAAGAAAAAATAATTTAGCAGCAGCCAGGTTCGACTTAGATAAACTGAAACAGGATATAATTCTTCAAACAATAAATTATTATGTTGCTATTGTTAACGGTGAGAAACTTCTAAAATTTCAGGAAGAAGACTTGAAATACAATAATTCAATGTTGGATAAAATAAAGGAAATGTTCGACTTGAAAATGATAACAATTTCTGATGTGTATTCACAAGAAGTGCAGGCTGCCAATTCGGAATTAGTTTACTTACAAACAAAAAATAATTATGAAAAATCAAAGATTAGTCTTCTTAATTATTTATCGATGGATGTTGCTGAAAATTATTCCTTCGAACTAAACGGCACAAAACTTTTGGATACGTTAGATATCGATCGTGATTTGGACAATTTATATAAAGAAGCAATCGCAAGTAGAAATGATTATCAAAGCCAAATACTTAAACTTAAAAGTTCGCAATACCAGCTCTCTATTTCCAAAGGAGATTTATTACCACAACTGAATGGAAATTATGGATTCTCAACTAATGCAATTCAACCTGGTGATTTATTTAGTAGAAGAGTTTATAGCGTTGGTCTCTCTTTAAGTCTTCCAATTTTTTCTCACTGGAGCACGGATTATTCTATACAACTTGCAAAGGTACAAATTGAAAATAGCCAGGAAGATTTGTCTGCCCTGGAAAGACAGATTAAAAGTGAAGTTAAAAATTCTATCCTCGATTTGCAGACTGCCAAAAAGCAATTGGACGTTTCTGATAAAGCTGTTAAATCGGCAGAAGCAAATTGGATAATAAAAAAAGAAGCTTATACTTTGGGCTCAGCAACTTATATTGATTTGCAACAGATCTATAGAGATTATTTGCAGGCACAGAACAATAAAATCAACCAGGAACAAAATTATTTAATTAAACAGTTTACACTAAAAAATGCGTTGGGAAAATTAACTACAAACTAAAATTAAAGTTAGCCCAGCACTGTCGTTAGGAATATTCATTTAATGGAATGAACTGCCGCCAGCTAAACAGATTTGTATTGGACCACAGTCATTCAAACCAGTTTTGTCGCTTGATAGCTATAGATAGTTTCAGTATACGTTCATTCCCATTTTTCGTGTTGAACATCCCGTCAAATACCCGTTGATTATCTCCTTGTCCGAATTTCTTAAAATATCTTTGGAAGGATTTATTCCCTGCCATTTGTTTCCATCCAAATATTTTCTGCATCACTTTATCCATTCTTGTTACTACTAAATGTTCAAATCGGCTCGGTCTGTTCCATATGCTTACCCAAAAATTGTTTATCAAATGTACCGGATTATATCCTCGGTTTGATTTCTGTTGTGGTAATGAGAGCCGTTCTAATAATTCATTTATTTTGTCTTCTCTATCATCTGTTTCATTAATACCATTCCACCCCACGGCGTTATCTCTTTTTCGGTAAACTCGATTTCAAGAAATCATTCTGTTACTGGAATAAATTTATTCCCTGGGATGGAAATGAACCAACTATTAAAAGAAATTAAATTTCAAACTGAAAAAACGTACAGAAGTTGAAGGAAGAGGAAATGAAATTACTCCATTTCAGATTTACTATTTTGCAATAACTCTGGCAAGGTGTGTACGTTACGTGTTAAGAATTAATTTAGGAGAAAAGAGTCCGCCGGATATTTCCCCCGACAAGCTGCTGTTTATTAAACACGAAATTTTTCCAGTAACCTGCTACGATACTCTGGTTTTTCGCAATGACTTTTAAATGAATTTTGTGGCAGCCTCTGTTTTGTTTTTAGGTTGCAGCAATACCTTCATATTTATCGCTTTAAAGTTATTTCAGCAACATCAATTTCCTGATAGAAGAAAATTTATTGCCTCCTTCCACAGCTTCAGCCTTCATCTGTGCAATGTAAATGCCACTGGAAAGATCATTCGCATTCCACAAAACTTGTTTGTAACCGGCAGATTCTTCTTTGTCTATAAGTGTGGTTATTAACTGTCCAAGCATATTAAAAATTTCTATTTTTACTCTACTATTATAAGGCAAAACGTATTCAATTGTTGTTGTTGGATTAAACGGGTTGGGATAATTTTGAAATAGATAAAAAGTTTCCGGTGTTGTTGTTTTACTG of Ignavibacteriales bacterium contains these proteins:
- a CDS encoding pyridoxine 5'-phosphate synthase — its product is MRLCLNVDHVATLRNARGETQPDPVTVALIAEQAGVDGIVVHLREDRRHINERDLRLLRELITTKLDMEMAAVPEIIKIACDVQPELVTIVPERRQELTTEGGINVIDNIDQLSSAIKDLHKAQIPVSLFIEPDIDQINAAAEIKADLIEIHTGVFANAPTEEEQFDELDRIRMAAKQAKKLGLGVNAGHGLNYINIKQLIQVEEIDEVSIGHAILARAVVVGIKEAIQELQKIMRTK
- a CDS encoding CPBP family intramembrane metalloprotease, which codes for MKDKLLAEIRKVKELDKKIVILFISIAILQTISWYYTSRKYFRFNLYQYFSDNPKVDLIEYAYWFLGDTISFFILPILIILFIFKEKIADYGLKFGEIGFGFKLSAIIILIMFIVVWFVSSTKSFYITYPYLSEARESWTVFLIFEFLLFIYIFSWEFIWRGYMLFGLESKFGYYAIFIQMIPFVILHNGKPALETFSAIIGGVLLGILALRTRSFLYGVLIHFCLIFNMDLLSTLRYKSNEFGVGINSFIKIFFN
- the groES gene encoding co-chaperone GroES, which codes for MAKLKIQPLGDRVIVKAAEAEEKTKGGIILPDTAKEKPIEGTVIAVGDGKIADDGKKVAMTVKVGDKVLYGKYSGTEVRVDEEEYLIMRESDIFGIITK
- the groL gene encoding chaperonin GroEL (60 kDa chaperone family; promotes refolding of misfolded polypeptides especially under stressful conditions; forms two stacked rings of heptamers to form a barrel-shaped 14mer; ends can be capped by GroES; misfolded proteins enter the barrel where they are refolded when GroES binds); this translates as MASKLIIYDAEARDGLKRGVDKLANAVKATLGPKGRNVILDKKFGAPTVTKDGVSVAKEIELEDPVENMGAQMVREVASKTSDVAGDGTTTATVLAQAIYREGLKNVTAGANPMDLKRGIDLAVTKVVEYLKSISKNVEDRNEIAQVGTISANNDKSIGDLIAQAMDKVGKDGVITVEEAKGTETTLDIVEGMQFDRGYISPYFVTDAETMEAVLEDPYILIHDKKISAMKDLLPVLEKVAQQGKPLLIIAEDLEGEALATLVVNKLRGTLKVAAVKAPGFGDRRKSMLEDIAVLTDGTVISEERGFKLENTTISYLGRAKKVKIDKDNTTIVEGAGKPDELKKRINEIKVQIEKTTSDYDKEKLQERLAKLSGGVAVLKIGAATEISMKEKKARVEDALHATRAAVEEGIVPGGGVAFVRAISYLDKLEGENLDQTTGVKIVQKALEEPLKQIVNNAGLEGAVVLNKVKEGKDDYGFNAQTEVYENLIKAGVIDPTKVSRTALENAASVASLLITTEAVVFEKKEQDKMPSMPQGGMGGMGGMDY
- a CDS encoding efflux RND transporter periplasmic adaptor subunit, yielding MRKKIFILAPVAIMTALVIYFFFFKGEDKKDKFTFADITRGDLNTTITSSGTLDAIKKVDVGTQVSGILAKIYVDFNYEVKKGQMLALIDTTFLAAQVRDSKAGLERAQAQYESSFAKHKRNKQLFEKGYLSELDFINSKTALKSDSASLNSAASALERAKTNLSYAFIVAPMSGKIINRNVEQGQTVAASFSTPTLFTITDDLAQMKILATVDESDIGQIKLRQDVQFTVQSYPDKKFTGKVVQVRLNPQVIQNVVNYTIVVNADNSEKLLLPGMTATVEFFIEQKKDVLLIPNSALRFQPNEDLLAEFKKNLEKEMANAPDSIKNRFKNREGGGSGNSSGRGFGNSSNRTRNFGSVWYLDETGKLKTSRVVLGVTDGKNTEIVRGRNLKEGMKVISGIVENNTQVQNNKTNILNPQSNMPRSPRRGF
- a CDS encoding ABC transporter ATP-binding protein, with protein sequence MNQFVIELNNLSKTYKVGEIEVHALKSVNLKIEKGEFVAIMGASGSGKSTMLNLLGCLDQPTSGDYLLDGINTSKLSKNEYAKIRNEKIGFVFQGYNLLARTSALENVELPLMYDRGRRILDPKKKAIEVLERVGLADRILHEPNQLSGGQQQRVAIARSLVNEPSLILADEPTGNLDSVMSVDVFDLFQKLNDEGITVVLVTHERDFANFAKRIIELKDGKIIKDFLIKDRLIASEELLKLKQEAVE
- a CDS encoding ABC transporter permease, giving the protein MQTKNIFKVAIKSILKARMRSLLTALGIIIGVAAVIVMVAIGDGAQMQVEQQIAALGSNLLVIFPGSSSSGGISRGAGSINRFTMEDVNKINANASLIKAVSPVVRAGGQVIGGTGNWSTQTQGVAPNYLEIRDWQLASGEFFTDKDVMARAKVAVLGQTVVQNLFPNTDPIGQQIRIRNVPFKVIGVLSAKGQGAMGNDNDDVILAPSSTVLDRLTGGRYITYIQASAASTQQIQEAQDEITNIMREAHRLNPGDENDFTVRNQADITEAATATSKVLTILLASVAGVSLIVGGIGIMNIMLVSVTERTREIGIRLSVGARTTDIMVQFLTEAVVLSLSGGIIGVIIAFGVTYILNNYSSQAAYIRPEIILLAFGFAGAIGIFFGFYPAKKAANLNPIDALRYE
- a CDS encoding TolC family protein; translation: MRYYKFYFIAASLIISFNNIVAQKKLSLDEAITIALNRNTNAVKSENNLKSTEASLKTAYGDFLPTLNVNTGWGWQRVSDDGGKTQIDYFGNAQVIGPSQTDSRSFSFGMNGNVTLFDGLANILTVNQRKNNLAAARFDLDKLKQDIILQTINYYVAIVNGEKLLKFQEEDLKYNNSMLDKIKEMFDLKMITISDVYSQEVQAANSELVYLQTKNNYEKSKISLLNYLSMDVAENYSFELNGTKLLDTLDIDRDLDNLYKEAIASRNDYQSQILKLKSSQYQLSISKGDLLPQLNGNYGFSTNAIQPGDLFSRRVYSVGLSLSLPIFSHWSTDYSIQLAKVQIENSQEDLSALERQIKSEVKNSILDLQTAKKQLDVSDKAVKSAEANWIIKKEAYTLGSATYIDLQQIYRDYLQAQNNKINQEQNYLIKQFTLKNALGKLTTN